A stretch of DNA from Oryza brachyantha chromosome 9, ObraRS2, whole genome shotgun sequence:
ATGCCATTACCACActtaggttactgtagcacttatggctaatcatggactaattaagtttaaaagatttgtctcatgattttctacctgactgtgtaattatttcttttatctatgtttaatgctttatttagatgttcaaaaatttaatgtgatgtttttttaaaaaaagcttTTAGGGAACTAAGCATACCATAATTAaactagctagtagctagATACAGCCCAACGAGTTCGTAATTATACTGTTCtggtatcaaaatttcagaTAAAAAGGTTCTGTTTTGAAATTTGGTATGGGTAAACCTTACCGTCGGGGGCTGTGTTACTGCACTCCAGCGGTAACCACAATAATCACGGCAAACGATAAAAACgtataaaatgtttaaaaagtcaaagtttatttgagtTTGATGGGTTATTGTGTGGTTTTTTATTTCCGATGTAGttagcttttaaatttatatttgactatttgtttttaaaaaatatataattattaattgtgtTGTTACGATTGACTTATTACTAAAAACGCTATAAGTATGATGTACaatattacatatttgcataaaaaattgaataaagcgaatggttaaataaaaaaacggagggactAGTGGACTACTACACCAAGTCCCCAACGGTAACCGCGTGTTAACCATGCCATGGATGAAGGATGGTGCAGTGGGTACCTGGTTCCGTTGATTGTGTGTTCGGAGGGTGCGTGCCAGTGCACCTGCAGGAGCGTGTACTCCTTCCCTTGGACCGTCAGCTTGCTATTCCCATCTTTCCATTTCAGCTGAAACACCCAGGCACAAATCACGTCAGTTTCGGATCGAACCAGAGCTGCATATATCTGCGACTGTATCCGCAAAGCTTGGGCTCTCTGTGTGTCCAACCATGAAATCGTGGCCTCGGTTCTGcatggtggcggcgccggccttgTAGGTCTGCGCCAGTGGCGCCTTCTCCTTCTGAGGCTCCACCTTGCCGATGTCGATCGGCGATTGCCTCTTGCCGTCGCCGCAGATGGCCCAGTCCTTGCGCAGCGCCGCCCACTTCTCCGGCCCcgtggcgtcgtcgtcgtagcCGAACACCTCGTGCGACGCGTCTGCACGCAGCTCTCACTTGATCGTCCAAACGGTGATTGatcgatcaatcgatcgatcgatcgatcgaagcGGCTGGGGGTGCACTTACGAGCTTCCTCTGCCCGCGCGGACgtgatggcggcggtggagaaggCGAGGAAGACGGCGAGGCTGGCCAGGACCAGCGGCGGTGCCGGTGCGGGGGCGTCTCGTCTCCGGCGGGCCATCTCCGTTGGTCGCGGCTTGCGTTGGCCGGAAGCGGTGTCGTCGAGATCAATAAATTTAGGAGCCATGAATCGTGGGTGGCTTCAAAATAGGAAGACACGGGACGATGGCCTCATGCTCTCGGGATAAATTAAGAGGAAAAGACACCATCGGATTTCATACAAGAACATCACGTTAAAGTTAGCATGCTTCCAcgcaaaaaagaaaggaaataagaagctacaaaaataaatcacgTTAAGTACGCCTTCCACgcaaaaatatgagaaaagaGAAGCTAACCCTGGCAGGAGTACGGTACATGGGTTTGCTCAAGCAAGGTGTTTGTGTTTGTGTCGGTCGAGGTCCTCTGTCGGTTAAGACATAAGTTCTTAAAAGAAAGCAAACGGGAGAATTTTTAAAGCAGAGTCTGGAGTTTGTAAAATCTCACTCGATGGTACTCACTGAATCACAGCATTCTTCTCCAGATAACCAGCCATTTCTTCTTCGTTCCACCGTGCAGCATCTCGTCCGATTGTCTCCGAGCTGCATAGTTGTGGGCCTTGTGGCTTATTCCCTCCGTCGTTATACCTTGAGTTTAAGATTGCCCCATAAAAACAATCTGTTACGAATAACCTCTCCTAATTCActttggtttgatattttccCATAGTCGTCACTCACCTTGTTTCTTGGCCCTATTTGCATGTGTTAATGGGCCTGGTGCATACGAATGGCAACATTGCTCCTCTCAGCCTAGAACGTGTGGGGTCTACGGCCACAAGAACATGCAAGCAGCGGCAATCTCGGGAGAGTGAAATCTCAAATCTAGATGAATTACAGAGTGGTATTTAAACAATTCATCTTGTGGGTCAATCTTAAACTTAGAGTGATATTtaggtttttcttttgcagcttttttttctatttttttgacGTAAATTGGTGTCATTTATTGAAATGTACattcttatgattttttatcacataAGTAATACATTAGTAAAGTAATTTttgatgaaagttttattataacaaaataaaatgtatccATTATTTCGAAAGGAATGGAATATTTCAGTAGAGTGCATTCAAGCGCTTTGAAGTTGCCATTTGCGGGCTCAAATAAATTCATGAAGGGTAATCAAGGGCCATTCAGATTAACCCACTTCCATGCTCAGTGTTGGCGTCGTCGGCGCTGTCCGTGTACCGCCGCCGACCCGTCGTGCAATGCATCTCGAATCAGCGAGGTAACGTGTCTAAGCCAGACTGTCCCTCGAATGTTGGAGGAGAAATTCACTACGAAATCAAACCGCGGCCTCATCAACCTCCTAAACCACAGGGTCAA
This window harbors:
- the LOC102705748 gene encoding alpha carbonic anhydrase 7-like; this translates as MAPKFIDLDDTASGQRKPRPTEMARRRRDAPAPAPPLVLASLAVFLAFSTAAITSARAEEAHASHEVFGYDDDATGPEKWAALRKDWAICGDGKRQSPIDIGKVEPQKEKAPLAQTYKAGAATMQNRGHDFMLKWKDGNSKLTVQGKEYTLLQVHWHAPSEHTINGTRFEAEMHMVHEDPSKARAVISVLLSTKAGMPSKLLTEMGPYFKSLAGKEKGEEEVKQPVDPSTWIDKTSGYYRYDGSLTTPPCTEGVIWTIMSKIADASKEQIDLFKTVTTRVEPNARPAQKLNDRIVRYYEV